From Polynucleobacter sp. JS-JIR-II-b4, a single genomic window includes:
- a CDS encoding alpha/beta fold hydrolase, translating into MTSVLKKVLLIGTTLVAPVFLVSCANTEKTSSTPPVSLYADAAPLDLRISKWPYPYPLKEFKTSLQGQAASMMYMDVGALGKQKGVVVLFHGKNFSSDYWSFTIAGLSKAGYRVIAPDQIGFGKSSKPDVAYHFDDLAANTQDLLKSLNIKQVSVIANSMGGMVGIRFARLYPQTVKKLVLENPLGLEDYSKDIPPQQNDDLLKLEMAQTEVSYRRFLQSYFPNWQPAYEKFVEVYVRVQKGPDYPAYAKTSVLTYQMIAEKPVVNDLPQLKMPVLLVIGQKDRTVFGRRFAPPEAVKSLGNFPELGKKAQAAIPNAKLVPVENVGHVPHVEVPDQFLKIVVEFLNSKG; encoded by the coding sequence ATGACAAGTGTTCTCAAGAAAGTATTGCTGATTGGTACAACGTTAGTTGCACCTGTTTTTTTGGTTTCATGCGCCAATACTGAGAAGACCTCATCAACTCCACCTGTCAGTCTTTATGCTGATGCAGCCCCTTTAGATTTGCGAATCAGCAAATGGCCTTACCCATACCCACTCAAGGAATTTAAAACTTCTTTACAGGGGCAAGCAGCAAGCATGATGTATATGGATGTTGGGGCCTTAGGCAAGCAAAAGGGTGTGGTGGTGTTATTTCATGGCAAGAATTTCTCCAGTGATTATTGGTCCTTCACTATTGCAGGCCTTTCAAAGGCCGGCTATCGTGTGATTGCTCCTGATCAGATTGGCTTCGGAAAGTCTTCTAAGCCAGATGTGGCATACCACTTTGATGATTTAGCTGCCAATACGCAAGACTTACTGAAGTCTCTCAATATCAAGCAGGTTTCAGTCATAGCGAACTCCATGGGCGGCATGGTGGGCATTCGTTTTGCGCGCTTATACCCACAAACCGTCAAAAAGCTAGTATTGGAGAACCCTTTAGGACTTGAGGATTACAGCAAAGACATCCCTCCGCAACAGAATGACGATTTGCTCAAGCTAGAGATGGCTCAGACGGAAGTGAGCTATCGCCGCTTTCTGCAAAGTTATTTTCCAAACTGGCAACCCGCTTATGAAAAGTTTGTAGAGGTCTATGTGCGCGTACAAAAAGGTCCGGACTATCCAGCCTATGCGAAGACTTCAGTGCTGACATACCAAATGATTGCTGAAAAACCAGTGGTCAATGATTTGCCACAATTAAAGATGCCGGTGTTATTGGTGATTGGTCAAAAGGACCGTACGGTATTTGGTAGACGTTTTGCACCGCCAGAGGCAGTGAAGTCTTTAGGTAACTTTCCGGAGTTAGGCAAGAAGGCGCAAGCAGCCATTCCGAATGCAAAGCTAGTACCAGTTGAAAATGTGGGACACGTACCTCACGTTGAGGTGCCCGATCAGTTTTTGAAAATCGTGGTGGAGTTTTTAAACTCAAAAGGCTAG
- a CDS encoding enoyl-CoA hydratase/isomerase family protein, protein MTTSPSPPCLDLQIDGNMARVIFNHPAARNALTWPMYEELKRICDSLANNPEIRVVILRGAGDKAFVSGSDIQQFFALKENEAYEVVVDHIFSSLQQLPMPTIAMIEGLAVGSGLLMATFCDFRISTPDARFGIPVAKTLGNCLSPSNLSWLAAHLGTPTVKKMLLTAELIKAPELLASGYLYQTAESAEIESVTNVLAQKLATLAPITQKASKLTLARLLQNNLPDCTDLMRETYNSKDFREGVNAFLEGRPPQWNGE, encoded by the coding sequence ATGACTACCAGCCCCTCTCCTCCCTGCTTAGATCTACAGATTGATGGGAATATGGCACGGGTTATTTTTAATCACCCCGCCGCTCGCAATGCCCTCACTTGGCCAATGTATGAAGAGCTCAAAAGGATTTGCGACTCCTTAGCTAACAATCCTGAAATTCGAGTAGTCATCTTGCGAGGGGCAGGAGATAAAGCATTTGTTTCAGGAAGCGACATTCAACAGTTTTTTGCACTCAAAGAAAATGAAGCATATGAAGTTGTGGTTGATCATATTTTCTCCTCACTGCAACAACTACCGATGCCGACTATTGCCATGATTGAAGGCTTAGCAGTCGGCAGCGGTCTGTTGATGGCCACTTTCTGTGACTTTCGTATCTCGACGCCAGATGCGCGTTTCGGTATACCGGTAGCCAAGACCTTAGGAAATTGTTTATCGCCAAGTAATTTGTCTTGGCTTGCGGCTCACCTAGGAACTCCAACAGTGAAGAAAATGCTTCTGACTGCGGAACTTATTAAGGCACCAGAATTATTAGCTTCAGGCTACCTCTATCAAACGGCAGAGTCCGCAGAAATCGAATCTGTTACCAATGTGCTCGCTCAAAAATTAGCGACCCTTGCTCCCATCACGCAAAAAGCCAGCAAGCTGACATTGGCACGCTTACTCCAAAACAATCTTCCAGACTGCACGGATCTGATGCGAGAAACCTATAACAGTAAGGACTTTAGAGAGGGTGTGAACGCCTTCTTAGAAGGTCGTCCACCCCAGTGGAATGGCGAATAA
- a CDS encoding DUF5993 family protein, with translation MYMFLPFLTAFIGLVLVWFEKRLAGLTVLAITVAILLVWFRFHATDHLNISL, from the coding sequence ATGTATATGTTTCTACCTTTTCTGACGGCTTTTATCGGACTTGTTTTAGTCTGGTTTGAGAAGCGTCTTGCAGGTTTGACAGTTTTGGCGATTACCGTTGCCATCCTTCTGGTTTGGTTCCGTTTTCATGCAACTGATCATCTCAATATCAGTCTGTAA
- a CDS encoding disulfide bond formation protein B, which produces MSKHSLPSLAALGNQLALLAVVGMLSYAFVDQLYFGELPCPLCLMQRVGFVIIGFALVLNIRCGAYSSHYGWGIIGGLVGMMVSLRQVFLHILPGDTGFGKTFLELHFYTWAYVGYTGLLMGLAVLLMLPNREVRSRSWFANALVIAFVLLVLGNLVSTLLECGIGPCADDPVKYEGWLWLRSRFGF; this is translated from the coding sequence GTGAGTAAACATTCTCTACCCTCCCTAGCCGCGCTTGGTAATCAGCTTGCATTGCTAGCTGTTGTCGGTATGTTGTCATATGCCTTTGTAGATCAACTCTACTTTGGTGAGCTGCCTTGTCCTTTGTGCTTAATGCAGCGCGTTGGATTTGTGATTATTGGTTTTGCTTTGGTGCTCAATATTCGTTGTGGTGCTTATTCATCTCACTACGGATGGGGCATCATTGGTGGCCTGGTCGGAATGATGGTTTCTCTTCGTCAGGTGTTCTTGCATATTCTGCCGGGTGACACAGGATTCGGAAAAACATTTTTAGAGTTGCATTTCTATACCTGGGCATATGTTGGGTATACCGGTTTGTTAATGGGTCTTGCAGTGCTATTAATGCTACCTAACCGTGAAGTTCGCTCTCGCTCATGGTTTGCTAATGCCCTTGTCATTGCATTCGTTCTCTTGGTTTTGGGTAATCTCGTATCTACACTCTTGGAATGCGGTATCGGCCCCTGCGCTGATGACCCAGTGAAGTATGAGGGCTGGTTATGGCTACGCTCTCGCTTTGGTTTTTAA
- a CDS encoding tripartite tricarboxylate transporter substrate binding protein, which produces MSFSKVLKNFLFMSVLWAIGFSVHAQSTSQKIATWPKQAIRIVVTFTPGGAPDILARVLAEDWQQNLGVPVLVENRPGYGGNIGADLVAKSDPDGYTLLIGTVGIHAINGALYEKISYDPVKDFTPISFLASTPNVLIVNKKLGVNNLHELIELAKAKPDQLTFGSSGVGTSLHMSGELFKQIAGVQIRHIPYKGRAQSLPDLLSGRISMLFDNLSSSLALIKAGEVQALGVTTLKRSHAAPEIPTLAEQGLAGFEAVSWFSLMAPANLPPDIQKRLNQMVRQTLNNPDVKSKLLAGGLDPAPGSPKDLSKLIASEASKWGKVVQQSGAKLE; this is translated from the coding sequence ATGTCATTCTCTAAAGTTCTGAAGAACTTTCTCTTTATGTCTGTGTTGTGGGCCATTGGCTTTAGTGTTCATGCGCAAAGTACATCCCAGAAAATCGCTACCTGGCCAAAACAAGCCATTCGCATCGTTGTAACCTTTACCCCCGGTGGGGCTCCAGATATATTGGCGCGCGTTTTAGCGGAAGATTGGCAGCAAAACTTGGGTGTACCAGTACTAGTCGAGAATCGCCCAGGCTATGGCGGCAATATTGGCGCTGATCTTGTTGCTAAGAGCGATCCAGATGGCTATACCTTATTAATTGGTACGGTAGGCATTCATGCGATTAATGGCGCGCTGTATGAAAAGATTTCATACGATCCTGTGAAAGATTTCACACCCATTAGTTTTTTAGCAAGCACACCAAATGTATTAATTGTGAATAAGAAATTAGGCGTTAACAATCTTCATGAGTTAATTGAATTGGCAAAAGCAAAACCAGATCAACTCACTTTTGGTTCATCAGGTGTTGGCACTTCTTTGCACATGTCAGGTGAATTGTTTAAGCAAATAGCCGGTGTTCAAATCCGTCACATTCCTTATAAGGGACGAGCACAATCTTTGCCTGACTTACTCAGTGGTCGTATCTCCATGCTCTTTGATAACCTTTCTTCATCCTTAGCTTTGATTAAGGCGGGAGAGGTTCAAGCCTTAGGGGTGACTACGCTGAAGCGCTCACATGCCGCCCCCGAGATTCCCACTCTAGCCGAGCAAGGTTTGGCCGGTTTTGAGGCTGTATCTTGGTTTTCATTGATGGCACCGGCAAACCTTCCGCCTGATATTCAAAAACGCCTAAATCAAATGGTGCGCCAAACTTTGAACAACCCCGATGTCAAATCCAAGCTCTTGGCTGGTGGCCTGGACCCCGCTCCAGGTAGCCCAAAAGACCTTTCTAAGTTGATTGCCTCCGAAGCAAGCAAATGGGGTAAGGTAGTACAGCAATCAGGTGCAAAATTAGAGTAA
- a CDS encoding COG3014 family protein yields the protein MPKFSALDISKFGVTLAVCLLVGCATQTQQIKMNESKEQFKNGDLQNTTAAIQGAFKDKNTLYYMELGEVQRLQGPTQIPNSTQNLLAADQLVSRWEVTTSDKLRRSFSGASGYVLSEGFSSEYDPKPYEVSLLSQTIALNHISQGHWNDAMVEAKKMAQREKVIEELIQSRVAAVSKVEQEQQNNPNTQGASSRIESISGYPINLLDDEETRSLKNSYQNPAAYYLSGFIHESQGEASLAAPGYRLAIELRPQVNFFKTSIAKLDSNIANQGKKAFADTLIIIDTGYMPKIIPYQISQSFNLGGNPKLVTLTFPVIEKSTERFRPTMVQLGDKVANPELVANIDAMARKNLRDEMPAYVLRASSRALVSLAAQYAADRAAQQAANKRSQNNQNNQNNGSAALIGAIAGMITGYGLQAINVTDVRHWSTLPAQTYMARMGLPIGPTVLKYTLPSGVTASQTVNLVGGYNVVYIRMFRNRATVLTSNDPTALPPKDPVVGTPIVASPAAISPASPQPALVEPKPSEGAFAGFKKLWGGFQDPLPEESASAVVTTTPVAQTSPVLPAPISTPNPTPNNIPASGNMEGVRPYEPPNLLNSFQQLFN from the coding sequence TTGCCTAAATTTTCAGCATTAGACATTTCTAAATTCGGCGTGACTTTGGCTGTCTGTTTGTTGGTGGGTTGCGCTACGCAGACTCAGCAAATCAAGATGAATGAGTCCAAAGAGCAGTTTAAAAATGGTGATCTGCAAAATACGACTGCGGCTATTCAGGGTGCCTTCAAGGATAAAAATACCCTGTATTACATGGAGCTGGGCGAGGTACAAAGACTGCAAGGCCCCACCCAGATTCCCAATAGCACCCAAAACCTATTAGCTGCAGATCAATTAGTCAGTCGTTGGGAGGTGACTACCAGCGACAAACTCAGACGCTCTTTTTCAGGAGCAAGTGGCTACGTTTTGTCTGAAGGTTTCAGTAGTGAGTATGACCCTAAACCTTATGAAGTGAGTCTATTAAGTCAGACCATCGCCTTAAACCACATCTCTCAAGGGCACTGGAATGATGCCATGGTGGAAGCCAAAAAGATGGCACAGCGTGAGAAGGTGATTGAGGAGTTGATACAGAGTAGGGTGGCCGCAGTCTCCAAGGTGGAGCAGGAGCAGCAAAATAATCCCAATACTCAAGGCGCATCTAGCCGTATTGAAAGTATCAGCGGTTACCCAATCAATCTATTGGATGACGAGGAAACGCGTAGCCTCAAGAACTCGTATCAGAACCCGGCAGCGTATTACCTATCTGGTTTTATTCATGAGTCACAAGGAGAGGCAAGTCTAGCTGCGCCAGGTTATCGCTTGGCAATTGAGTTGCGTCCCCAAGTTAACTTTTTTAAAACCAGTATCGCTAAGTTGGACTCCAATATTGCCAACCAAGGCAAAAAGGCGTTTGCTGATACCTTGATCATTATTGATACGGGTTACATGCCTAAAATTATTCCTTATCAAATCAGCCAGTCTTTTAATCTGGGAGGCAACCCAAAATTAGTGACCTTAACTTTTCCGGTAATCGAAAAGTCTACCGAGCGTTTCAGGCCAACTATGGTTCAGTTGGGCGATAAAGTGGCTAATCCAGAGTTGGTTGCCAATATTGATGCTATGGCTCGCAAGAACTTGCGTGATGAGATGCCGGCCTATGTTTTAAGAGCATCCTCTAGAGCGCTAGTCTCTCTGGCTGCGCAATATGCAGCGGATCGAGCTGCACAGCAAGCGGCTAACAAGCGAAGCCAGAACAATCAAAACAATCAGAACAATGGTAGCGCTGCTCTGATTGGCGCGATTGCAGGAATGATTACGGGTTATGGCTTGCAAGCAATCAATGTGACTGATGTGCGTCATTGGTCAACTTTGCCCGCGCAAACATACATGGCCAGAATGGGTTTGCCGATTGGACCAACTGTTCTGAAATACACTTTGCCATCTGGCGTAACCGCATCTCAAACGGTTAACTTAGTAGGCGGGTACAACGTGGTTTATATCCGCATGTTTAGAAATAGGGCAACTGTATTGACCTCGAATGACCCTACTGCGCTTCCTCCCAAAGATCCTGTTGTTGGTACTCCAATAGTCGCATCTCCAGCCGCCATCTCGCCAGCAAGCCCACAACCTGCTCTCGTTGAACCTAAACCATCTGAGGGTGCATTTGCAGGTTTTAAGAAACTATGGGGAGGCTTTCAGGATCCGCTGCCCGAAGAGTCTGCCTCAGCCGTGGTAACAACTACCCCAGTAGCACAAACTAGCCCTGTGCTTCCTGCCCCTATTTCAACCCCCAATCCCACCCCCAACAATATCCCTGCTAGCGGTAATATGGAAGGGGTGAGGCCTTATGAGCCACCCAATCTGTTGAATAGCTTTCAGCAGCTTTTTAATTAG
- a CDS encoding YcfL family protein encodes MKKYLAILMTALALVACSSTPSMKDMTVRMGDTDSIQITDMRSLMRNGVLTAQVTIQNDSKSNLVSYRFKWIGKNGMAVTDEEPWKPVTVGKGQSTVIMGIAPTPDATDFRFELNQYK; translated from the coding sequence ATGAAAAAATACCTTGCAATCCTGATGACAGCACTTGCTCTTGTTGCATGTAGCTCAACGCCATCCATGAAGGACATGACGGTACGCATGGGTGATACGGATAGCATTCAAATTACTGATATGCGTAGTTTGATGCGCAATGGCGTATTAACAGCGCAGGTAACCATACAGAATGACAGCAAATCCAATCTCGTATCTTATCGATTTAAATGGATTGGTAAAAACGGTATGGCTGTAACAGATGAAGAGCCATGGAAGCCTGTAACGGTAGGTAAGGGGCAGTCGACCGTTATCATGGGAATCGCCCCAACGCCGGATGCTACTGACTTTCGTTTTGAATTAAATCAATACAAATAA
- the lpoB gene encoding penicillin-binding protein activator LpoB gives MNTKTIRLSAIALSVAALAACSGPQVRYGDAKAVETVNANYGSTDLQMIAEAMTRSLLQSKAISGSKDAPIVTLADVKNKTSEYIDTRVITDKIRTQLMKSGQVRFAVSVSEMQNQTEELKRQNQSGLYKNGTIAKTGNMQGAQYRIEGSIASIIKNTKDVKDVYYVFNLNLINNESGLLEWADEKEIRKTATR, from the coding sequence ATGAACACTAAAACTATTCGCTTATCTGCTATTGCATTATCAGTAGCAGCACTTGCTGCATGCTCAGGACCACAGGTTCGTTACGGTGATGCGAAGGCGGTAGAGACCGTTAATGCAAACTACGGATCAACTGATCTACAGATGATTGCCGAGGCAATGACAAGATCACTGCTTCAGTCTAAGGCTATCTCTGGAAGCAAAGATGCGCCTATTGTGACGCTTGCAGATGTGAAGAATAAGACTTCTGAATATATCGATACGCGTGTGATTACCGATAAGATCCGTACGCAGTTAATGAAGAGCGGTCAAGTGCGATTTGCAGTGAGCGTTTCTGAAATGCAAAATCAGACCGAAGAGCTCAAGCGTCAGAATCAGTCAGGTTTATATAAGAACGGCACGATTGCCAAGACCGGCAATATGCAGGGCGCTCAGTATCGTATCGAAGGATCGATTGCTTCTATTATCAAAAACACCAAGGATGTGAAAGACGTTTATTACGTATTTAATCTCAATCTCATTAATAACGAATCCGGTTTGCTCGAGTGGGCTGATGAAAAAGAGATTCGTAAGACTGCTACGCGCTAA
- a CDS encoding MATE family efflux transporter, with translation MLHFKLSRLREDIPSLLKLAGPLLVGQLAVISFGVLDTAMTARYSADDLAALAMASAIFISIYVGLTGVISALAPIAGQLFGAKRFGEIGEEVRQAAWLALGLTILGCFILLNADHLLAISRVNDAIEGKAKLYLSILAIGLPASMAMRVLMALHNAVSRPTVITVVQIIGLGLKLPLNLLFIYGGLGIEGMGGPGCAVATVIINWSWLLMTLGFVLFDRFYKPFKIFARFSMPDWHRIWTLLKLGAPIGFSYLIEVTSFTFMSLFIARLGTTALAGHQIVANMGTVIYMVPLSLSIATMTLVSQSIGANKPERAEEIGWSSVFFTTTLCIIIGIAVWIFRIQLLDLYDPPAEVKVFSIPLFLFIAFYQVFDALQVTAAFILRAYRIAFLPMVIYAGSLWGVGLGGGYLMGFNVFGNTPEFLQGANGFWAGNSLSLGLAACFLLYLFRRTAERYEKTHPPVQV, from the coding sequence GTGCTGCACTTTAAGCTATCGCGTCTTCGCGAGGACATCCCCTCTTTACTAAAACTAGCTGGACCTCTATTGGTTGGTCAGCTTGCTGTGATTTCATTTGGCGTACTTGATACAGCAATGACTGCTCGTTATTCAGCTGATGATTTAGCAGCACTGGCAATGGCATCAGCTATCTTCATCAGCATTTATGTAGGACTCACCGGAGTGATCTCAGCGCTTGCACCAATTGCAGGACAACTCTTTGGCGCCAAACGTTTTGGTGAAATCGGTGAAGAAGTGCGGCAAGCGGCTTGGCTTGCTTTAGGCCTCACGATTTTGGGCTGCTTCATTTTGCTCAATGCAGATCACTTGCTAGCTATTTCCCGAGTCAATGATGCTATTGAAGGTAAAGCGAAGCTATATCTGAGCATTCTGGCAATTGGCTTACCAGCCAGCATGGCCATGCGCGTATTGATGGCCCTCCACAATGCAGTCTCACGCCCCACCGTCATCACTGTTGTACAAATTATCGGTTTAGGACTCAAGCTACCCTTAAACCTACTCTTTATTTATGGAGGCTTAGGTATAGAGGGCATGGGCGGGCCAGGCTGCGCTGTAGCTACCGTCATCATTAACTGGTCCTGGCTACTCATGACTCTGGGCTTTGTTTTATTTGATCGCTTTTATAAACCATTTAAGATCTTTGCTCGCTTTAGCATGCCCGATTGGCATCGTATCTGGACATTATTAAAACTTGGCGCACCTATTGGCTTTAGTTACTTGATTGAAGTAACTTCTTTCACATTTATGTCGCTATTTATTGCCCGCCTTGGAACCACGGCATTAGCAGGCCATCAAATCGTGGCCAATATGGGAACTGTCATCTACATGGTGCCGCTATCCCTCTCCATTGCGACCATGACCTTAGTGTCACAATCTATTGGTGCTAACAAACCCGAGCGTGCCGAAGAGATCGGTTGGTCATCCGTCTTTTTTACCACCACGCTGTGCATCATTATTGGTATCGCGGTTTGGATTTTCAGAATACAGCTATTGGATTTATACGATCCACCAGCAGAGGTGAAGGTGTTCTCTATCCCCCTCTTCTTATTTATAGCCTTCTATCAAGTATTTGATGCCCTTCAAGTTACCGCAGCATTTATTCTGCGGGCCTATCGCATTGCTTTTTTACCGATGGTGATTTATGCAGGCTCACTTTGGGGCGTAGGCCTTGGTGGCGGCTACCTCATGGGTTTTAATGTATTTGGCAATACGCCAGAATTCCTACAAGGCGCCAATGGCTTTTGGGCTGGCAACAGCTTAAGTCTGGGCTTAGCTGCGTGCTTTTTGCTCTATCTCTTTAGAAGAACGGCGGAGCGCTATGAGAAGACGCATCCGCCGGTACAGGTTTAA
- a CDS encoding glycosyltransferase family 39 protein, with amino-acid sequence MVKLTAAATKSIPRIIIFALTLVYGFAGLFFRDPWKNEDAIGFGGMWTLFRGNSLDWIVPHLAGRDISLGAPLPYWMGATLIEWFGPFIGAANAARLYAAICFFSAALAIWYATYLLGRRREVQPMALAVGGQPDLKSYGMTLADGALLIFLACVGLAQRAHETTPMMAQLMGISIVLYGTVRGLDKPWQGGFWTGLGIAIVALSSNLTLSLIIVTSTIIAVIASNAKLRFRWTLTSTVLGLIGFAIWPLIWYLADLPVQWRHIAEEGWRNVPEMRATPSIESLGFLSVNFWAYAWPVWPLAIVSLAHWGRIKESGTWRAPHLCIPLSLFIGSLIYVLFRLEANEHDLMILIPSLSIIAAFSLPVLKRSVISFIDWFAMFSFTLIALAIWIIWLAKVTGYPESTAANIARLLPGFTGQFNVLAFIVALAITGLWLAVVRWRTSRAPKEIWRCLIISASGTTLMWVLLMSLWLPTINYAKTYRQVSARLAQVIPAGGGCIDTSNLGPAQLASFEYFSKLNLRDDPNCPWMLTHSQSEAKAYAQLNNKKLTLLWEDRRAADRDERLRLYEVIPE; translated from the coding sequence ATGGTCAAACTTACTGCCGCCGCCACTAAATCAATTCCGCGCATTATTATTTTTGCGCTGACCTTAGTTTATGGTTTCGCCGGTCTCTTCTTTAGGGATCCCTGGAAGAATGAGGATGCCATTGGGTTTGGTGGCATGTGGACACTCTTTCGCGGTAACTCCTTAGACTGGATAGTTCCTCACTTAGCTGGACGCGACATCTCTCTAGGCGCACCCTTACCTTATTGGATGGGCGCCACACTCATTGAGTGGTTTGGTCCATTCATTGGCGCCGCTAATGCTGCACGCTTATACGCCGCCATCTGCTTCTTCTCTGCTGCACTAGCAATTTGGTATGCCACCTATTTATTAGGTCGTCGTCGTGAAGTTCAGCCGATGGCATTGGCCGTTGGTGGTCAGCCTGATTTAAAGAGCTACGGCATGACCTTGGCTGATGGTGCGCTACTCATTTTCTTGGCATGCGTAGGTCTAGCGCAACGCGCTCATGAAACAACACCAATGATGGCGCAGCTCATGGGTATTAGCATCGTGCTATATGGCACAGTGCGCGGCTTAGATAAACCTTGGCAAGGTGGTTTCTGGACTGGCCTTGGTATTGCCATCGTCGCCCTATCAAGCAATCTCACACTCAGCTTAATCATTGTTACCTCCACCATCATTGCGGTCATTGCTAGCAATGCGAAGTTGCGCTTTCGCTGGACGCTGACTAGTACCGTTTTAGGTTTGATCGGTTTTGCGATTTGGCCTCTGATTTGGTATCTAGCTGATCTGCCAGTGCAATGGCGTCACATCGCTGAAGAGGGCTGGCGCAATGTACCGGAAATGCGCGCTACTCCATCAATTGAATCACTGGGTTTCTTGAGTGTGAACTTCTGGGCTTACGCTTGGCCTGTCTGGCCGCTCGCAATCGTTTCCCTTGCGCACTGGGGTCGCATTAAAGAATCAGGCACATGGCGCGCGCCCCATCTTTGCATTCCTCTGAGCTTATTCATCGGTAGCTTAATTTATGTTTTGTTCCGCCTCGAAGCTAACGAACATGACTTAATGATCTTAATTCCAAGTCTTTCGATTATTGCCGCATTTAGTCTGCCCGTTCTCAAGCGAAGCGTCATTAGCTTTATTGACTGGTTTGCAATGTTTAGCTTTACGCTGATCGCGCTGGCCATTTGGATTATTTGGCTCGCCAAAGTGACTGGCTATCCAGAATCTACAGCTGCCAATATCGCACGCCTACTTCCTGGATTTACGGGACAATTTAATGTCTTGGCATTTATTGTTGCACTTGCTATTACAGGCTTATGGCTTGCGGTAGTGCGTTGGAGAACTTCTCGGGCCCCGAAAGAAATCTGGCGCTGCCTCATCATCTCAGCATCCGGCACCACTTTAATGTGGGTACTACTGATGTCTTTATGGCTGCCAACGATTAACTACGCTAAAACCTATCGTCAGGTTTCTGCGCGATTGGCCCAAGTGATCCCCGCTGGTGGTGGCTGCATAGACACTAGCAATCTAGGGCCTGCACAGCTCGCCTCTTTTGAATATTTCTCCAAGCTCAATTTGCGAGATGATCCTAATTGCCCATGGATGCTGACCCACAGCCAATCCGAAGCAAAGGCGTACGCGCAACTGAATAATAAAAAGCTCACACTGCTTTGGGAAGATCGTCGTGCTGCTGACCGCGATGAACGCCTACGTCTCTACGAAGTTATCCCGGAATAA
- a CDS encoding type B 50S ribosomal protein L31, whose amino-acid sequence MKPGIHPEYREIVFVDVSNNFSFKTRSTMSTRETIKWEDGNEYPLAKIETSSESHPFYTGTQKIMDTAGRVEKFRQKFGTKAVAKATGDGAAKTAEKKAAAAEAKAAEKPAKKKA is encoded by the coding sequence ATGAAACCTGGCATTCACCCCGAATATCGTGAAATCGTCTTTGTAGACGTTTCCAATAACTTCAGCTTCAAGACTCGCTCCACTATGTCTACTAGAGAGACAATCAAGTGGGAAGATGGCAATGAATATCCATTAGCCAAGATCGAGACTTCATCTGAATCACACCCTTTCTACACTGGTACCCAGAAAATTATGGATACCGCTGGTCGTGTTGAGAAATTCCGTCAGAAATTCGGTACTAAAGCTGTTGCTAAAGCTACCGGTGATGGCGCTGCTAAAACAGCTGAGAAAAAAGCTGCTGCTGCAGAAGCTAAAGCTGCTGAAAAGCCAGCTAAGAAGAAGGCTTAA